In one window of Rhizobium sp. ACO-34A DNA:
- a CDS encoding cobalt transporter, with the protein MSATTITSSTSSSASRFAPALFSVFFGLLIVGFTGFSPMEAAHNAAHDARHANAFPCH; encoded by the coding sequence ATGTCCGCAACCACGATCACTTCATCCACGTCTTCCAGCGCCAGCCGCTTTGCGCCCGCGCTTTTCAGCGTCTTCTTCGGCCTGCTCATCGTAGGCTTCACCGGCTTCTCGCCGATGGAAGCGGCGCACAATGCCGCGCACGATGCGCGTCACGCCAACGCGTTCCCCTGCCACTAA
- a CDS encoding transcriptional regulator translates to MRKASRLFEIIQILRLSRHAVTAAEIAERLEVTPRSIYRDIVALQAMRVPIEGERGLGYILRPGFDLPPLMFSVEETEAIVLGLALLDRTGDVALKAAARTVNDKISAAVPEPLRRSLQTPVLKAWGSVAAAPATLDLAVVRGAIRDEQALDLTYRDAGGHQTERRVRPIALIYYSDTMNLVGWCELRSAIRNFRVDRVIVCSLAPTFFRGEGDVLRRRWMDGWMVQG, encoded by the coding sequence ATGAGAAAGGCTTCGCGTCTCTTCGAGATCATTCAGATCCTTCGGCTTTCCCGCCATGCGGTCACCGCGGCTGAAATCGCCGAGCGGCTGGAGGTCACGCCCCGCTCGATCTATCGCGACATCGTCGCATTGCAGGCGATGCGGGTGCCGATCGAGGGCGAACGTGGCCTTGGCTACATTCTGCGCCCCGGTTTCGACTTGCCGCCGCTGATGTTTTCCGTCGAGGAAACCGAGGCGATCGTGCTTGGGCTGGCGCTTCTGGATAGGACCGGCGACGTTGCGCTCAAGGCTGCGGCGCGCACCGTCAACGACAAGATTTCCGCCGCCGTGCCGGAGCCCTTGAGGCGCAGCCTGCAGACGCCCGTGCTGAAGGCCTGGGGCAGCGTGGCGGCTGCGCCCGCAACGCTCGATCTTGCCGTCGTTCGCGGGGCGATCCGGGACGAGCAGGCCCTCGACCTGACCTATCGGGATGCTGGGGGCCATCAAACGGAGCGTCGAGTACGACCGATAGCGCTCATCTATTATTCTGATACGATGAATCTCGTCGGCTGGTGCGAATTGCGTTCGGCGATCCGCAATTTCCGCGTGGATCGTGTTATCGTCTGTTCGCTGGCTCCGACCTTCTTCCGGGGAGAGGGAGATGTATTGAGGAGACGCTGGATGGATGGGTGGATGGTCCAGGGGTGA
- a CDS encoding phosphatase codes for MPSDISRPPVSLPRLRFGLIADPQYAPIEPNLTLNRYYEKSIDKLEEAIARLNTEDLDFVLTLGDIIDRDYENFDRILEVYGGLRHRTLFLPGNHDFSVAPEHLTKIHDRLGMPSPYHDFVCKGARVILTDGNEVSLFAPPPGDARRQEAEARLNALRTAGAANAQTWNAGMSAAQTEWLDERLKLAEAAGEPAIVMGHYPLAPANDHNLWGAEEVAGVIARSPAALAYFCGHNHAGNYGLLNGTHFINMKGMVDTPDENAFSIVELFDDRLEIHGFGREVDRRLSITSANTASVAG; via the coding sequence ATGCCCTCAGACATTTCCCGTCCCCCCGTTTCTCTCCCCCGCCTCCGCTTCGGCCTGATCGCCGATCCGCAATATGCGCCGATCGAGCCTAACCTGACGCTCAACCGTTACTACGAGAAGAGCATCGACAAGCTCGAGGAAGCGATTGCCCGATTGAATACGGAGGACCTCGATTTCGTCCTCACGCTCGGCGATATCATCGACCGGGATTACGAGAATTTCGACCGCATTCTTGAAGTCTATGGCGGCCTTCGTCACCGGACACTGTTTCTCCCCGGCAATCACGATTTTTCCGTTGCGCCCGAGCATCTGACGAAAATCCACGACAGGCTCGGCATGCCCTCGCCCTATCATGATTTCGTCTGCAAGGGTGCGCGCGTGATCCTCACCGATGGCAACGAGGTCTCGCTGTTTGCCCCGCCGCCCGGCGATGCCCGTCGACAGGAGGCAGAAGCCCGGCTTAACGCATTGCGCACCGCCGGAGCCGCGAACGCCCAGACGTGGAATGCCGGCATGAGTGCTGCGCAGACCGAATGGCTGGACGAGCGACTGAAGCTCGCCGAAGCGGCAGGCGAGCCCGCCATCGTGATGGGCCATTATCCGCTTGCTCCGGCAAACGATCACAATCTCTGGGGCGCCGAAGAGGTGGCGGGCGTGATCGCGAGATCGCCTGCGGCTCTGGCCTATTTCTGCGGGCATAATCATGCCGGCAATTACGGCCTGCTGAACGGAACCCATTTCATCAACATGAAGGGCATGGTCGATACGCCCGACGAGAATGCGTTTTCCATTGTAGAATTGTTTGACGACCGGCTGGAAATCCATGGGTTCGGTCGCGAGGTAGACCGTCGGCTTTCCATCACATCGGCGAACACCGCATCGGTTGCCGGCTAG
- a CDS encoding ABC transporter permease yields the protein MSTVATEPVRSGISALRIGVFGLMIAGLVATMLFSIGAGRFSVSVPRIAEILVNGALNPGTIPDEMDERIVLLVRLPRVLLAALSGAALAVGGAALQGVFRNPLVSPQVLGISQGAAFGGALALLFGYSGIVLLGMSFLLGLAALILVGALARINGRTEIITVILSGMVVGALFAALVSIVQFVADPNTSLPAIVYWLMGSFSTATWARLGLAVPGMALGLFAVWLLRYRLNLLALEDSEARSLGVNPDRERWIVFAAISLMTGTSVAVAGIVGWIGLVVPHAARILVGEDHRALIPASALLGAAYLTFIDTLARTLTAAEIPLGVLTALIGAPVFGLLLRRHFREANRA from the coding sequence ATGAGCACGGTCGCGACTGAACCAGTGCGGAGCGGTATCTCCGCGCTGAGGATCGGCGTCTTCGGACTGATGATCGCGGGACTGGTCGCGACCATGCTGTTTTCCATCGGGGCCGGCCGGTTTTCCGTCTCCGTGCCCCGCATCGCGGAAATCCTCGTCAATGGGGCCCTCAATCCCGGCACGATCCCCGACGAGATGGACGAGCGCATCGTGCTGCTCGTACGCTTGCCGCGGGTTTTGCTCGCGGCGCTGTCGGGTGCGGCGCTTGCCGTTGGCGGCGCGGCGCTTCAGGGCGTATTCCGCAATCCCCTCGTCTCACCGCAGGTGCTCGGCATCAGCCAGGGTGCGGCCTTCGGCGGCGCACTCGCCCTCCTCTTCGGTTATTCCGGCATCGTGCTGCTCGGCATGTCCTTCCTGCTCGGACTTGCAGCACTCATCCTCGTCGGCGCGCTCGCCCGGATCAACGGACGCACCGAGATCATTACGGTCATCCTTTCCGGCATGGTGGTCGGCGCGCTGTTTGCAGCACTGGTTTCCATCGTGCAGTTCGTCGCCGATCCAAACACGTCGCTGCCGGCCATCGTCTACTGGCTGATGGGTTCGTTCTCGACCGCCACATGGGCGAGGCTCGGCCTTGCCGTTCCCGGCATGGCCCTCGGTCTCTTCGCGGTCTGGCTCCTGCGCTACCGGCTGAACCTGCTGGCGCTGGAAGACAGCGAAGCGCGTTCGCTCGGGGTCAATCCCGACCGTGAGCGCTGGATCGTCTTCGCCGCCATCTCGCTGATGACCGGCACATCGGTCGCGGTTGCCGGCATTGTCGGCTGGATCGGCCTCGTGGTGCCGCATGCCGCGCGCATCCTCGTCGGCGAGGATCACCGGGCGCTGATCCCGGCATCGGCCCTGCTGGGGGCCGCCTATCTCACCTTCATCGACACGCTGGCCCGCACGCTGACGGCCGCCGAAATCCCGCTCGGCGTGCTGACCGCGCTGATTGGCGCTCCGGTCTTCGGCCTGCTTCTGCGTCGTCACTTCAGGGAGGCGAACCGCGCATGA
- a CDS encoding cytochrome C556, translated as MKLKLVMAAAAIACLGMSAAIAADEPQVVRQEMMKKVGGALGAIGAIAKGEKPFDAEVVKASLTTMSEVAKAFPDQFPAGSEVGLDTEANPKIWENMDDFKAKSHALAAAADAQLAAMPADQAGVGAVMKAVGSTCGDCHQSYRLKK; from the coding sequence ATGAAGCTGAAACTTGTCATGGCCGCTGCCGCCATCGCCTGTCTCGGGATGAGTGCTGCGATTGCCGCGGACGAGCCGCAGGTCGTCCGGCAGGAGATGATGAAGAAGGTCGGCGGCGCACTGGGCGCCATCGGCGCCATCGCCAAGGGCGAGAAGCCCTTCGATGCAGAGGTCGTGAAGGCTTCGCTGACCACCATGTCGGAAGTCGCCAAGGCATTCCCCGACCAGTTCCCGGCCGGTTCGGAAGTTGGCCTCGACACCGAAGCCAACCCGAAGATCTGGGAAAACATGGATGACTTCAAGGCGAAGTCTCACGCGCTTGCAGCAGCAGCCGATGCGCAGCTTGCCGCCATGCCGGCCGATCAGGCAGGCGTCGGCGCCGTCATGAAGGCCGTCGGCAGCACCTGTGGCGACTGTCATCAGTCCTACCGCCTGAAGAAATAA
- a CDS encoding ABC transporter substrate-binding protein, with product MLPRRLYTSLAISVAAMGFAATASADPITIVDQADRTVTLQKPADRIASIPIPMASTIIAMDGGTSKLVGMNPTAKSAIVEGVLGRIFPEAKDIPSDITAPNFIPNIEELAATHPDLVIQWADYGADLVDPISNAGLNVALISYGTEEKTRYYHNMVATALGKPERAALINGWRDTVANEMAAKAKDIPADKKPKVLYLGRALENLTASGNKGNYNAWYIDLVGGVNASSDVQGNGTTISPEQIAEWNPDVILLNSFEAKLGIDRIYNDPILSLTKAAKEHKVYKMPLGGYRWDPPSQESPLTWMWLANLLHPDVFAYDLRGEMKKAYKTLYNYDLTDADIDGILWMDMQGAETAYAQFKAK from the coding sequence ATGCTTCCTCGTCGCCTGTACACCAGCCTCGCCATTTCGGTTGCGGCAATGGGCTTTGCCGCAACGGCTTCCGCCGATCCGATCACCATCGTCGACCAGGCGGACCGTACCGTCACGCTTCAAAAGCCGGCCGACCGCATCGCCTCGATCCCGATCCCGATGGCATCGACGATCATTGCCATGGATGGCGGCACCTCCAAGCTCGTCGGCATGAACCCGACGGCAAAATCGGCGATTGTGGAAGGCGTTCTCGGCAGGATCTTCCCCGAGGCGAAGGACATTCCCTCCGACATCACCGCGCCGAACTTCATTCCCAACATCGAGGAACTGGCGGCCACCCATCCCGATCTCGTGATTCAGTGGGCCGATTACGGCGCCGATCTGGTCGACCCGATCAGCAATGCCGGCCTCAACGTCGCACTGATCTCCTACGGCACCGAGGAAAAGACCCGTTACTACCATAACATGGTGGCGACCGCGCTCGGCAAGCCGGAGCGCGCCGCCCTGATCAACGGCTGGCGCGATACGGTGGCCAACGAGATGGCCGCCAAGGCCAAGGACATTCCCGCCGACAAGAAGCCGAAGGTGCTCTATCTCGGCCGGGCACTGGAAAACCTGACGGCATCGGGCAACAAGGGCAACTACAACGCCTGGTACATCGACCTCGTCGGTGGCGTGAACGCATCTTCCGACGTACAGGGCAACGGCACGACGATCAGCCCCGAGCAGATCGCCGAATGGAACCCCGATGTGATCCTGCTCAACAGCTTCGAAGCCAAGCTCGGGATCGACCGGATCTATAACGACCCGATCCTGTCGCTGACCAAGGCCGCCAAGGAGCACAAGGTCTACAAGATGCCGCTCGGCGGCTATCGCTGGGATCCGCCGAGCCAGGAAAGCCCGCTGACCTGGATGTGGCTCGCCAACCTGCTGCATCCCGACGTCTTCGCCTACGACCTGCGCGGCGAAATGAAGAAGGCCTACAAGACCCTCTACAACTACGATCTCACCGATGCCGATATCGACGGCATCCTGTGGATGGACATGCAGGGCGCGGAAACCGCCTACGCCCAGTTCAAGGCCAAGTGA
- a CDS encoding ABC transporter ATP-binding protein, which produces MIGLENASVAFGQRTLFRNVSFSVPVGRSLAILGPNGRGKTTLLRALLGFQRLADGSRHAPKVAGYVPQHGASQARLSGLDVVVMGRAAHLGLFGQPRREDREAAEAALADVGASALAGLRYDRMSGGQRQLVLIARALATGSQALVFDEPTSALDLGNQAKTLELLDALRLRRNYAIIFTTHDPNHALAAADDVLMMMPGGHEVHGTVPDMIEPERLTELYGVPMRWVDVAGPLGETRRAILPAFAGIEAA; this is translated from the coding sequence ATGATCGGCCTCGAAAACGCTTCGGTCGCCTTCGGCCAGCGCACGCTTTTCCGCAATGTCAGCTTCTCTGTTCCCGTTGGCCGTTCTCTCGCCATCCTCGGCCCGAACGGTCGCGGCAAGACCACGCTGCTGAGAGCGCTTCTTGGTTTCCAGCGGCTTGCCGACGGCAGCCGTCACGCGCCGAAGGTCGCGGGCTACGTACCCCAGCATGGGGCATCGCAGGCAAGGCTTTCCGGTCTCGATGTCGTGGTGATGGGCCGCGCGGCTCATCTCGGCCTGTTCGGCCAGCCCCGGCGCGAGGACAGGGAGGCGGCCGAAGCAGCACTGGCCGATGTAGGCGCCTCGGCGCTTGCCGGCCTGCGCTACGACCGGATGTCCGGTGGCCAGCGCCAGCTGGTGCTGATCGCGCGGGCGCTCGCCACGGGATCGCAGGCACTGGTGTTCGACGAGCCGACCTCGGCGCTCGATCTCGGTAATCAGGCAAAGACGCTGGAACTGCTGGATGCGCTCCGCCTTCGGCGCAACTACGCCATCATCTTCACCACCCACGACCCGAACCACGCACTCGCCGCCGCTGACGACGTGTTGATGATGATGCCGGGCGGACACGAGGTCCACGGCACCGTTCCCGACATGATCGAGCCGGAGCGGCTGACCGAGCTTTACGGCGTCCCGATGCGCTGGGTCGATGTCGCCGGACCACTTGGCGAAACACGCCGGGCAATCCTGCCCGCATTCGCCGGAATCGAGGCAGCATGA
- a CDS encoding bestrophin, which yields MIVRDRPGLLALFFILRGSVLPMIFPQVMFVFGLSALVILAHRFWPALVPGFNSAPLALVGIALSIFLGFRNNACYDRWWEARKYWGQLVIAVRGLARQSLILEGRMLDGEPVARRRLLELAIAFCYTLLIHLRPGGDHGRILLRLPKERHVAFLESRNRPDFILREMGSLTARLKATGALSDIEYSVLDESIGEMASVQAACERIRFTPIPFGYTLLLHRTAYIFCFLLPFGFADVLGWLTPFATALVAYTFFGLDALGSELEEPFGELPNDLPIGAIAETIEINLREALGEKDLPPLPEPKSFVLM from the coding sequence ATGATCGTCCGCGACCGGCCCGGTCTTCTCGCCCTGTTCTTCATTTTGCGCGGTTCGGTCCTGCCGATGATCTTTCCGCAGGTGATGTTCGTCTTTGGCCTGTCGGCCCTGGTGATCCTTGCGCACCGGTTCTGGCCGGCTCTCGTTCCGGGCTTCAACAGCGCGCCGCTCGCGCTGGTCGGCATCGCCCTCTCCATCTTCCTCGGCTTCCGCAACAATGCCTGCTACGACCGCTGGTGGGAGGCGCGAAAGTACTGGGGCCAACTGGTCATCGCGGTTCGTGGCCTTGCCCGTCAGTCGCTGATTCTTGAGGGGAGGATGCTCGATGGAGAGCCGGTGGCGCGGCGCCGTCTTCTGGAGCTGGCGATCGCCTTTTGCTACACGCTGCTGATCCACCTGCGTCCGGGCGGCGATCATGGCCGCATTCTCCTGCGCCTGCCGAAGGAGCGCCACGTCGCCTTCCTCGAAAGCCGCAACCGGCCGGATTTCATCCTGCGGGAAATGGGAAGCCTCACGGCACGCCTGAAGGCCACCGGCGCGCTGAGCGATATCGAATATTCGGTTCTGGACGAGAGCATCGGCGAAATGGCGTCGGTGCAGGCGGCCTGCGAGCGCATCCGCTTTACCCCGATCCCCTTTGGCTACACGCTACTCCTGCATCGCACCGCCTATATCTTCTGCTTTCTTCTGCCCTTCGGCTTCGCCGATGTTCTCGGATGGCTGACGCCCTTTGCCACGGCACTCGTCGCCTACACCTTCTTCGGGCTGGATGCTCTCGGCAGCGAGCTGGAAGAGCCTTTCGGCGAATTGCCCAACGATCTGCCGATCGGAGCGATTGCCGAAACGATCGAAA
- a CDS encoding threonine transporter RhtB, which produces MDYTQALWLFFLLVFGIVIVPGMDMIYVLASALAGGRKAGFTATAGMMAGGTVHSLYGTLGTGILVAYAPRLFLPLVIAGAIYMMWIGLSLARSAITVGAVDGAGPATLFTTFRRAVTTCLLNPKAYLFVIAVYPQFLKPAYGPILAQGLVLGLMTITVQGGVYGAVALAGDRARHLLAGRPAMTIWIGRAAGALLIAAAALTLIHGITSVI; this is translated from the coding sequence ATGGATTACACACAAGCTCTCTGGCTGTTCTTTCTGCTGGTTTTCGGCATCGTGATCGTGCCGGGCATGGATATGATCTATGTTCTGGCAAGCGCACTTGCCGGAGGACGCAAGGCTGGCTTCACCGCGACGGCAGGCATGATGGCGGGCGGCACCGTGCACTCGCTTTACGGCACGCTCGGCACCGGCATCCTCGTCGCCTACGCCCCGCGTCTCTTCCTGCCCCTCGTGATTGCAGGCGCAATCTACATGATGTGGATCGGCCTTTCGCTGGCAAGAAGCGCGATTACCGTCGGTGCCGTCGATGGAGCGGGACCGGCTACGCTCTTCACCACATTCCGGCGGGCAGTGACGACCTGCCTGCTCAATCCGAAGGCCTATCTGTTCGTGATCGCGGTCTATCCTCAATTCCTGAAACCCGCCTATGGACCGATCCTTGCGCAAGGTCTCGTGCTGGGGCTGATGACCATTACGGTGCAGGGCGGCGTCTATGGCGCAGTGGCCCTGGCTGGCGACAGAGCCCGCCACCTGCTGGCCGGACGCCCTGCAATGACGATCTGGATCGGGCGTGCTGCCGGTGCCCTGCTGATCGCCGCTGCCGCGCTCACGCTGATCCATGGCATCACCTCGGTCATCTAG
- a CDS encoding diacylglycerol kinase, translated as MASKLLKGLGALVALGAAGAAAFVFITAPVRQDPSHWANLGAPDLVNGREVFFAGGCASCHAAPGSEGDARLILSGGAPLKSPFGTFHAPNISSSPTAGIGSWTLAEFGDAMTRGVGRNGEHLYPSFPYGSYARMTPKDINDLYGFLKTVPASDAVAPAHELPFPFNIRLALGGWKFLYFNDAPRVTLTARDDKLKRGQYLVEGPGHCGECHTPRDALGGFEAGKWLAGGPNPEGEGRIPNITPGSESIGSWSEGDIVGYLETGFTPDFDSVGGSMVEVQKNMAAITADDREAIAAYLKAIPAVK; from the coding sequence ATGGCATCGAAACTGCTGAAGGGACTTGGCGCCCTGGTCGCGCTTGGCGCGGCGGGAGCCGCTGCCTTCGTGTTCATTACCGCGCCGGTGAGACAGGATCCCTCGCACTGGGCAAATCTCGGCGCACCGGATCTCGTCAACGGACGTGAGGTGTTTTTCGCCGGCGGCTGCGCGAGCTGTCATGCGGCGCCCGGCTCGGAAGGCGATGCGCGACTGATCCTTTCCGGCGGCGCGCCGCTGAAGAGCCCGTTCGGCACATTCCACGCGCCCAATATCTCCAGCAGTCCGACGGCCGGCATCGGCAGCTGGACGCTTGCGGAATTCGGCGACGCCATGACCCGCGGCGTCGGCCGCAACGGCGAACATCTTTACCCGTCGTTCCCCTACGGCTCCTATGCGCGCATGACGCCGAAGGATATCAACGACCTCTACGGCTTCCTGAAGACCGTGCCGGCCAGCGACGCCGTGGCGCCCGCGCATGAACTGCCGTTCCCCTTCAATATCCGCCTTGCTCTCGGCGGCTGGAAATTCCTCTACTTCAACGACGCGCCGCGCGTCACGCTTACCGCACGGGACGACAAGCTGAAGCGTGGCCAATATCTGGTCGAGGGACCGGGCCATTGCGGCGAATGCCACACGCCGCGCGACGCGCTTGGCGGTTTCGAGGCCGGCAAGTGGCTGGCGGGCGGTCCGAACCCGGAAGGCGAAGGCAGGATCCCCAACATCACACCCGGCTCGGAAAGCATCGGCTCGTGGTCGGAGGGCGATATTGTCGGCTATCTCGAAACCGGCTTTACGCCCGACTTCGACAGTGTCGGCGGTTCCATGGTAGAGGTGCAGAAGAACATGGCAGCGATCACCGCAGACGATCGCGAGGCGATCGCCGCGTATCTTAAGGCGATACCGGCTGTGAAGTAA